In Pengzhenrongella sicca, a single genomic region encodes these proteins:
- a CDS encoding PhoH family protein, which produces MPETTPARRTPGGSPARVEHRITVPSTVSMVELLGLGDEVLAAIEEGFGAVDVHVRGNEISLAGPAGDVALLARLIDELTEVAIAGTPLTADVVTRSVAMLTAPAGNRPADVLTLNILSNRGRTIRPKTTGQKEYVDAIDRNTVTFGIGPAGTGKTYLAMAKAVQALQARQVSRIVLTRPAVEAGEKLGFLPGGVSEKIDPYLRPLYDALHDMVDPDSIPRLMEAGTIEVAPLAYMRGRTLNDAFIILDEAQNTSAEQMKMFLTRLGFGSKIVVTGDVTQVDLPRGVASGLRVVEEILADVDDVAFCRLTSTDVVRHRLVSEIIDAYERYDDAADGAGRGDHRGHGRDGRTTHRPDPARPETKDA; this is translated from the coding sequence ATGCCAGAGACCACCCCTGCACGGCGCACCCCCGGTGGGTCGCCCGCGCGTGTCGAGCACCGGATCACCGTCCCGTCCACCGTCTCGATGGTCGAGCTCCTCGGCCTCGGCGACGAGGTCCTGGCGGCCATCGAGGAGGGCTTCGGCGCCGTCGACGTGCACGTGCGCGGCAACGAGATCAGCCTCGCGGGCCCGGCCGGCGACGTGGCGCTGCTCGCGCGCCTGATCGACGAGCTCACCGAGGTGGCCATCGCCGGCACCCCGCTGACGGCGGACGTCGTCACCCGCTCCGTCGCGATGCTCACCGCGCCGGCCGGCAATCGGCCCGCGGACGTGCTCACGCTCAACATCCTGTCCAACCGCGGGCGCACGATCCGGCCCAAGACGACCGGGCAGAAGGAGTACGTCGACGCGATCGACCGCAACACCGTGACGTTCGGGATCGGCCCCGCGGGTACCGGCAAGACCTACCTCGCGATGGCCAAGGCCGTCCAGGCGCTGCAGGCGCGCCAGGTCAGCCGGATCGTGCTGACCCGGCCGGCCGTCGAGGCCGGCGAGAAGCTCGGTTTCCTCCCCGGCGGCGTCAGCGAGAAGATCGATCCCTACCTGCGCCCGCTCTACGACGCGCTGCACGACATGGTCGACCCGGACTCGATCCCGCGCCTGATGGAGGCCGGCACGATCGAGGTCGCGCCGCTGGCTTACATGCGCGGGCGCACCCTCAACGATGCGTTCATCATCCTGGACGAGGCGCAGAACACCTCGGCCGAGCAGATGAAGATGTTCCTCACCCGGCTCGGCTTCGGCTCGAAGATCGTCGTGACGGGCGACGTGACGCAGGTCGACCTGCCCCGCGGCGTGGCCTCGGGCCTGCGCGTGGTCGAGGAGATCCTGGCGGACGTCGACGACGTCGCGTTCTGCCGCCTCACCTCCACCGACGTCGTCCGGCACCGGCTGGTCAGCGAGATCATCGACGCGTACGAGCGCTACGACGACGCGGCCGACGGCGCGGGTCGCGGGGACCACCGCGGCCACGGGCGGGACGGGCGCACGACGCACCGGCCGGACCCGGCCCGCCCAGAGACGAAGGACGCCTGA
- a CDS encoding histidine triad nucleotide-binding protein: MSTAEGCLFCRIVAGELAADIVATTDAAIAFRDINPQAPVHVLVVPREHHVDVAQLAASDPALLAAVIGLAGQVAGSEGDGQFRLVFNTGPEAGQSVFHVHAHLLAGARLGWTPA; encoded by the coding sequence ATGTCGACCGCCGAGGGATGCCTGTTCTGCCGGATCGTCGCCGGGGAGCTCGCGGCCGACATCGTCGCCACGACCGACGCCGCGATCGCGTTCCGCGACATCAACCCCCAAGCGCCCGTGCACGTGCTCGTCGTGCCGCGCGAGCACCACGTCGACGTCGCGCAGCTCGCCGCATCCGACCCGGCGCTGCTCGCGGCGGTCATCGGGCTTGCGGGCCAGGTCGCCGGGAGCGAGGGGGACGGCCAGTTCCGGCTGGTCTTCAACACCGGGCCCGAGGCGGGTCAGTCCGTGTTCCACGTGCACGCGCACCTGCTCGCCGGCGCGCGCCTGGGCTGGACCCCGGCCTAG
- a CDS encoding Gmad2 immunoglobulin-like domain-containing protein: protein MNRSTRSRPAFAFAAAAVAAAALVLTGCAGTAEPGDSSSSSESASPTLDATTPPAEPTTPATDPAAEPTGTTVIEAPVDGSTVAGPQVAVSGQGTAFEATLSWRILTAGTEDVVQESYTNAGANGEIGPFAFTVELAPGTYTLEVWEPDMSDGAAGTPTARATTTFTVS from the coding sequence ATGAACCGCAGCACGAGATCCCGACCAGCCTTCGCGTTCGCCGCGGCCGCGGTCGCCGCCGCCGCCCTGGTCCTGACGGGCTGCGCCGGCACGGCGGAGCCGGGCGACTCGTCGTCGTCGAGCGAGAGCGCGTCGCCCACGCTGGACGCGACGACGCCCCCGGCCGAGCCGACCACCCCGGCGACCGATCCCGCCGCCGAGCCCACCGGCACCACGGTCATCGAGGCGCCCGTCGACGGGTCGACGGTTGCCGGACCGCAGGTGGCGGTCTCGGGCCAGGGCACCGCGTTCGAGGCGACGCTCTCGTGGCGCATCCTCACGGCCGGCACCGAGGACGTCGTGCAGGAGAGCTACACGAACGCGGGGGCGAACGGCGAGATCGGGCCGTTCGCGTTCACGGTCGAGCTCGCGCCCGGGACCTACACGCTCGAGGTCTGGGAGCCGGACATGTCCGACGGCGCCGCGGGCACCCCCACCGCCCGCGCCACCACCACGTTCACGGTCTCGTAG
- a CDS encoding 16S rRNA (uracil(1498)-N(3))-methyltransferase, with translation MSAPVFLAEPGSLAGYDAGSSYPLVGAEGRHAGVVQRRGAGERVDVVDGAGTRIVGTVESAGADGVLVRVAELIEEPAPPIALVLVQALAKGDRDELAIEAATEVGVDAVLPWQAERSIVVWRADRAAKSRARWQGTVRAATKQARRARMPVVEVAVDGRGLVARAAAVVAAGGAVLVLHEEATVPLWEVELPGARAAAPGTPAAALELLVVVGPEGGISDREIAALTAAGALPVRLGPHILRTSTAGPVALALLATRLERW, from the coding sequence GTGAGCGCCCCGGTCTTCCTCGCCGAGCCCGGCTCGCTCGCGGGCTACGACGCCGGGTCCTCCTACCCGCTGGTCGGCGCCGAGGGGCGCCACGCCGGCGTGGTGCAGCGCCGCGGCGCGGGGGAGCGGGTCGACGTCGTCGACGGCGCCGGCACCCGGATCGTGGGGACGGTCGAGTCGGCGGGCGCCGACGGGGTGCTCGTGCGCGTCGCGGAGCTGATCGAGGAGCCCGCGCCGCCGATCGCGCTCGTGCTCGTGCAGGCGCTCGCCAAGGGCGACCGGGACGAGCTTGCGATCGAGGCGGCGACCGAGGTCGGGGTGGACGCCGTCCTGCCCTGGCAGGCCGAGCGCTCGATCGTCGTCTGGCGCGCCGACCGCGCGGCCAAGAGCCGGGCCCGCTGGCAGGGCACCGTGCGCGCCGCGACCAAGCAGGCCCGCCGCGCGCGCATGCCCGTCGTCGAGGTCGCCGTCGACGGGCGCGGCCTCGTGGCCCGGGCGGCCGCCGTCGTCGCAGCCGGCGGCGCCGTCCTCGTGCTGCACGAGGAGGCGACCGTCCCGCTGTGGGAGGTCGAGCTCCCCGGGGCCCGGGCCGCCGCGCCCGGGACCCCCGCGGCCGCGCTCGAGCTGCTTGTCGTCGTCGGCCCCGAGGGCGGCATCAGCGACCGCGAGATCGCCGCCCTCACGGCTGCCGGCGCTCTGCCCGTCCGGCTCGGGCCGCACATCCTGCGAACCTCCACCGCTGGCCCGGTCGCGCTCGCCCTGCTGGCCACGCGGCTCGAGCGCTGGTAG
- the dnaJ gene encoding molecular chaperone DnaJ, whose product MNDYYQILGVGRDASPEQIKKAYRKLAREFHPDVATGDGSDDRFKDVTRAYEVLGNADKRRSYDMGSDPSAPGGGAGGAGGSFGFQDIFETFFGAAQGASAQRGPIPRARRGQDALVRLDLDLVDAVFGAHHELQVDTAVVCTTCAGSCCRPGSSPRTCDVCGGRGVVQRVARSFLGQVMTSSPCAACHGYGTVIPEPCPECSGEGRVRSRRTLTVDVPAGVDTGTRIKLTGQGEVGPAGGPAGDVYLEVREREHETFVRRGDDLHCTLEVPMTAAALGTVMTLDTFDGAQDVDLRPGTQPQHVVTLRGLGVGHLHVGGRGDLHVHVDVQVPTALDDEQETLLRRLAALRGEERPEARLSAAHGGVFSKLREKLSGR is encoded by the coding sequence GTGAACGACTACTACCAGATCCTCGGGGTCGGCCGGGACGCAAGCCCCGAGCAGATCAAGAAGGCCTACCGCAAGCTCGCCCGCGAGTTCCACCCGGACGTCGCCACGGGCGACGGCTCGGACGACCGGTTCAAGGACGTCACGCGCGCCTACGAGGTGCTCGGCAACGCCGACAAGCGGCGGAGCTACGACATGGGCTCCGACCCGTCGGCCCCCGGCGGCGGCGCTGGCGGTGCGGGCGGCAGCTTCGGCTTCCAGGACATCTTCGAGACGTTCTTCGGCGCGGCCCAGGGCGCCAGCGCGCAGCGCGGCCCGATCCCGCGCGCGCGCCGCGGGCAGGACGCGCTCGTACGCCTTGACCTCGACCTCGTCGACGCCGTCTTCGGCGCGCACCACGAGCTCCAGGTCGACACCGCGGTCGTGTGCACCACCTGCGCCGGCTCGTGCTGCCGCCCCGGCTCGTCCCCGCGCACCTGCGACGTGTGCGGCGGACGCGGCGTCGTGCAGCGCGTCGCGCGGTCGTTCCTCGGCCAGGTCATGACGTCGTCGCCGTGCGCCGCGTGCCACGGATACGGGACCGTCATCCCCGAGCCGTGCCCGGAGTGCTCGGGCGAGGGACGCGTGCGCTCGCGCCGCACCCTCACGGTCGACGTGCCCGCCGGCGTCGACACCGGCACGCGCATCAAGCTCACCGGCCAGGGCGAGGTCGGCCCCGCCGGCGGCCCCGCCGGCGACGTGTACCTCGAGGTCCGCGAGCGCGAGCACGAGACGTTCGTGCGCCGCGGCGACGACCTGCACTGCACCCTCGAGGTCCCGATGACCGCCGCCGCGCTCGGCACCGTCATGACGCTCGACACCTTCGACGGCGCCCAGGACGTCGACCTGCGCCCGGGCACCCAGCCGCAGCACGTCGTGACCCTGCGGGGCCTCGGCGTGGGCCACCTGCACGTGGGCGGGCGCGGCGACCTGCACGTGCACGTGGACGTGCAGGTGCCGACCGCGCTCGACGACGAGCAGGAGACGCTCCTGCGTCGGCTCGCCGCGCTGCGCGGCGAGGAGCGCCCCGAGGCCCGGCTGTCCGCCGCGCACGGCGGGGTGTTCTCGAAGCTCCGCGAGAAACTCTCCGGCCGGTGA
- the hrcA gene encoding heat-inducible transcriptional repressor HrcA, which produces MSSEDRRLDVLRAIVEDYVLTREPVGSRVLVERHGLGVSPATIRNDMAALEEGGYIAQPHTSAGRVPTDKGYRLFVDRLSAVKALSTPEKRAISDFLENAVDLDDVVDRSVRLLAQLTQQVAVVQYPSLRQSAMRHLELVPVGERRLLVVIITDTGRVEQRTLDLAGPLSEDLIAQMRTRLNAVATGRRLAQLVGALAAVPAAFCPADRPLVQAVIDIIEETLAQESEERVVLAGTANLARGGGMDFTHTLSPVLEALEEQVVLMRLLTEMAEDSVAVSVRIGHETHHEGLLETSFVTTGYGADGDSLARIGSIGPTRMDYPGTIAAVRAVARYLSRILAA; this is translated from the coding sequence ATGAGCAGCGAGGACCGCAGGCTGGACGTGCTGCGCGCCATCGTCGAGGACTACGTCCTCACGCGCGAGCCCGTCGGATCGCGCGTGCTCGTCGAGCGGCACGGCCTCGGGGTGTCGCCCGCGACGATCCGCAACGACATGGCCGCCCTCGAGGAGGGCGGGTACATCGCCCAGCCGCACACCTCCGCCGGCCGCGTCCCGACCGACAAGGGCTACCGGCTGTTCGTCGACCGGCTGTCCGCGGTCAAGGCGCTGTCGACCCCGGAGAAGCGCGCGATCTCGGACTTCCTGGAGAACGCCGTCGACCTCGACGACGTCGTGGACCGCTCGGTCCGGCTGCTCGCCCAGCTGACGCAGCAGGTCGCCGTCGTGCAGTACCCCTCGCTGCGGCAGTCGGCGATGCGCCACCTGGAGCTCGTGCCGGTGGGGGAGCGCCGCCTGCTCGTCGTCATCATCACCGACACGGGCCGCGTCGAGCAGCGCACCCTCGACCTCGCGGGGCCGCTGAGCGAGGACCTCATCGCGCAGATGCGCACCCGGTTGAACGCCGTCGCGACCGGCCGGCGGCTCGCGCAGCTGGTCGGCGCGCTCGCCGCCGTCCCCGCCGCGTTCTGCCCGGCCGATCGGCCGCTCGTCCAGGCGGTCATCGACATCATCGAGGAGACGCTCGCGCAGGAGAGCGAGGAGCGGGTGGTGCTCGCGGGCACCGCGAACCTCGCGCGCGGCGGCGGCATGGACTTCACCCACACGCTCTCGCCCGTGCTCGAGGCGCTCGAGGAGCAGGTCGTGCTCATGCGGCTGCTGACCGAGATGGCCGAGGACTCGGTCGCCGTGTCTGTGCGGATCGGGCACGAGACCCACCACGAGGGACTGCTCGAGACGAGCTTCGTGACCACCGGGTACGGGGCGGACGGCGACTCGCTCGCGCGGATCGGCTCGATCGGCCCGACCCGGATGGACTACCCCGGCACGATCGCCGCGGTCCGAGCCGTGGCACGCTATCTGTCTCGGATCCTCGCCGCATGA
- a CDS encoding DUF1059 domain-containing protein, whose translation MKRFRCGDVVPGCAWSVEGTEQEILAALVPHALHEHHLTELPAGLVEQVRGAMVPVG comes from the coding sequence ATGAAGCGATTCCGTTGCGGCGACGTCGTCCCCGGCTGCGCCTGGTCCGTCGAGGGCACCGAGCAGGAGATCCTCGCCGCCCTCGTGCCGCACGCCCTGCACGAGCACCACCTGACCGAGCTCCCGGCGGGCCTGGTCGAGCAGGTGCGCGGCGCGATGGTGCCGGTCGGCTGA
- a CDS encoding EAL domain-containing protein: MATTLAPADVRWDRALRRAIDGDGLRLVAQPIIDVARGQVGGYELLSRFAGPPQASPDVWFDHARRLGLDAALTIAVLAEFHRLRAVNPHLFCTVNVEPHLLIRPDVLAALLGSGPLAGAVVELTEHVESGDDVAFAESLAAVRAAGGLIAMDDAGTGYAGLVQLLRIRPEIVKLDRGLIEGIDQDPVKRTAVRLLGELAGQMDAWLLAEGVETRAELAEIVRIGVPLVQGWVTGRPADAWSVLAPDLRAFLHQESARVALGGHIAALVRHAVVHRPAPAETEPPETGTIVVDAAGRASAVVVADPAGGLHRVPALVAAPSSDPRDVLRRAIARPAAWHFAPVVCTDDRGVVMGLVEVRDLIDVVLAESPRSSPDSPRSSPDRGEV; encoded by the coding sequence ATGGCGACGACGCTTGCCCCCGCCGACGTGCGCTGGGACCGCGCGCTGCGGCGCGCCATCGACGGCGACGGGCTGCGCCTCGTCGCGCAGCCGATCATCGACGTCGCGCGCGGCCAGGTCGGGGGCTACGAGCTGCTGTCGCGGTTCGCCGGGCCGCCGCAGGCGTCGCCGGACGTGTGGTTCGACCACGCCCGCCGGCTCGGTCTCGACGCGGCGCTGACCATCGCCGTGCTCGCGGAGTTCCACCGCCTGCGCGCCGTGAACCCGCACCTGTTCTGCACCGTGAACGTCGAGCCGCACCTGCTCATCCGGCCCGACGTGCTGGCGGCGCTGCTCGGCTCCGGGCCGCTCGCCGGCGCGGTCGTGGAGCTCACCGAGCACGTCGAGTCGGGCGACGACGTCGCGTTCGCCGAGAGCCTCGCGGCGGTGCGAGCGGCGGGCGGGCTGATCGCGATGGACGACGCCGGCACCGGGTACGCGGGTCTGGTCCAGCTGCTGCGGATCCGGCCCGAGATCGTCAAGCTCGATCGCGGCCTCATCGAGGGCATCGACCAGGACCCGGTCAAGCGCACCGCCGTCCGCCTGCTCGGCGAGCTCGCGGGCCAGATGGACGCCTGGCTGCTCGCCGAGGGGGTCGAGACGCGCGCGGAGCTCGCCGAGATCGTCCGGATCGGCGTGCCGCTCGTCCAGGGCTGGGTCACCGGCCGGCCGGCCGACGCCTGGTCGGTGCTCGCGCCGGACCTGCGCGCGTTCCTGCACCAGGAGTCCGCGCGGGTCGCCCTCGGCGGTCACATCGCCGCCCTGGTGCGCCACGCCGTCGTCCATCGCCCGGCGCCGGCCGAGACGGAGCCGCCCGAGACCGGCACGATCGTCGTCGACGCCGCCGGGCGGGCGAGCGCCGTCGTCGTCGCCGATCCTGCGGGTGGGTTGCACCGGGTGCCGGCGCTGGTCGCGGCGCCGTCCTCCGACCCCCGCGACGTGCTGCGCCGGGCCATCGCGCGGCCCGCCGCGTGGCACTTCGCGCCCGTCGTGTGCACCGACGACCGCGGCGTCGTGATGGGCCTCGTCGAGGTCCGGGACCTGATCGACGTCGTCCTCGCCGAGAGCCCCCGCAGTTCCCCCGATAGCCCCCGAAGTTCCCCCGATAGAGGAGAAGTCTGA
- a CDS encoding DUF3097 domain-containing protein: protein MSPTDRYAADVLAPDPDGVRRGGHAPRRPTSVPVAASAGLVVEDVTSGWVGAVVRVEKSGGMHVVVLEDRRGATRTFPLGPGFWVDGAPVILTPPAGRAAPTPARRTASGSVAVHGARARVARGSRIWVEGKHDAELVEKVWGDDLRIEGVVVEMLDGVDNLADALRDFAPGPGRRVGVLVDHLVRGSKESRIAADALRTVPAGTVLVLGHPYVDVWQAVRPERVGLTQWPVIERSIEWKLGILRELGWPAAEQADVARAWQRILASVRSFADLEPALLGRVEELIDFVTA, encoded by the coding sequence GTGAGCCCCACCGATCGCTACGCCGCCGACGTCCTCGCCCCCGACCCCGACGGCGTGCGCCGGGGCGGGCACGCCCCGCGGCGGCCCACGTCCGTGCCGGTCGCGGCGTCGGCGGGCCTCGTGGTGGAGGACGTCACCTCCGGCTGGGTCGGCGCCGTCGTGCGGGTCGAGAAGTCCGGCGGCATGCACGTCGTGGTGCTCGAGGACCGGCGGGGCGCGACCCGGACGTTCCCGCTCGGGCCCGGCTTCTGGGTGGACGGCGCGCCCGTGATCCTCACCCCGCCGGCGGGCCGCGCCGCGCCCACCCCGGCCCGCCGCACGGCGTCGGGGTCGGTCGCGGTGCACGGCGCCCGCGCGCGCGTGGCGCGGGGCAGCCGGATCTGGGTCGAGGGCAAGCACGACGCCGAGCTCGTGGAGAAGGTCTGGGGCGACGACCTGCGCATCGAGGGCGTCGTGGTCGAGATGCTCGACGGCGTCGACAACCTCGCCGACGCGCTGCGCGACTTCGCCCCCGGGCCGGGGCGGCGCGTCGGCGTGCTCGTCGACCACCTCGTGCGCGGCTCCAAGGAGAGCCGGATCGCCGCCGACGCCCTGCGGACTGTGCCCGCCGGCACGGTCCTGGTGCTCGGCCACCCCTACGTCGACGTGTGGCAGGCGGTGCGGCCCGAGCGCGTCGGGCTCACGCAGTGGCCGGTGATCGAGCGGAGCATCGAGTGGAAGCTCGGGATCCTGCGCGAGCTCGGCTGGCCCGCGGCCGAGCAGGCCGACGTCGCGCGCGCCTGGCAGCGGATCCTCGCGAGCGTGCGCTCGTTCGCGGACCTCGAGCCGGCCCTGCTCGGCCGGGTCGAGGAGCTCATCGACTTCGTCACGGCCTGA
- a CDS encoding DUF4870 domain-containing protein, giving the protein MADLDPAQTRQWAGLAHLGGIAFVLPSLIIWLVYRDRSAFVAQEAKKALNFQVTVAIGYAIVLVLAVMSVPLTGLMRIAIFVTSAIFSIQGYLAVQRGQSYRYPFSLELIS; this is encoded by the coding sequence ATGGCAGACCTGGATCCGGCGCAGACCCGCCAGTGGGCCGGGCTGGCGCACCTGGGCGGGATCGCGTTCGTCCTGCCGTCGCTGATCATCTGGCTGGTCTACCGTGACCGCAGCGCGTTCGTCGCGCAGGAGGCCAAGAAGGCGCTGAACTTCCAGGTCACCGTGGCCATCGGGTATGCGATCGTGCTCGTGCTCGCGGTCATGTCGGTCCCGTTGACCGGCCTGATGCGGATCGCGATCTTCGTCACGTCGGCCATCTTCTCGATCCAGGGCTACCTTGCTGTCCAGCGCGGCCAGTCCTACCGCTATCCCTTCTCTCTGGAGCTGATCTCATGA
- a CDS encoding DUF4870 domain-containing protein gives MTSTGADHNDEAPQDAVPQPPAGAVPPPPPAAGAYPPPPAPGYGPPQGSYSPPPQQEYGQPQAYPQQGYQPGYNVSPPLSDSDQRLWAVLSHLGTLVLGFLAPLIVWLVFKNRGAFVDDQAKESLNFQITITIASIVLGIVSLITLGIGALLYIPFGIAVLVFIIIAAVKSSSGERYRYPLTLRLVS, from the coding sequence ATGACCTCGACCGGTGCCGACCACAACGACGAGGCGCCGCAGGACGCCGTCCCGCAGCCGCCCGCGGGCGCTGTCCCCCCGCCGCCCCCCGCCGCCGGGGCCTACCCGCCCCCGCCCGCGCCCGGATACGGCCCGCCGCAGGGCTCCTACTCGCCGCCGCCCCAGCAGGAGTACGGCCAGCCGCAGGCCTACCCCCAGCAGGGCTACCAGCCGGGCTACAACGTCAGCCCGCCGCTGTCGGACTCCGACCAGCGCCTGTGGGCCGTGCTGTCCCACCTCGGGACGCTCGTGCTCGGGTTCCTCGCGCCGCTGATCGTCTGGCTCGTGTTCAAGAACCGCGGCGCGTTCGTGGACGACCAGGCCAAGGAGTCGCTCAACTTCCAGATCACGATCACGATCGCCTCGATCGTGCTCGGGATCGTCTCGCTGATCACGCTCGGGATCGGCGCGCTGCTGTACATCCCGTTCGGCATCGCGGTGCTGGTGTTCATCATCATCGCCGCCGTGAAGTCCAGCTCCGGCGAGCGGTACCGGTACCCGCTCACCTTGCGCCTCGTGAGCTGA
- the hemW gene encoding radical SAM family heme chaperone HemW, whose amino-acid sequence MSPALPDGDAAPDDGALPASVVTGAAGRAFGLYLHVPFCTVRCGYCDFNTYTANELGGGANQAAYADTALREIELARAVLARSGLPARPLSTVFVGGGTPTVLPPGDLARMLEGARSAWGLAPGAEVTTEANPDSVTPASLAELARAGFTRVSFGMQSAVPRVLATLERTHDPRRIPDVVRWAKDAGLAVSLDLIYGTPGESVADWRASVEAALATGVDHVSAYALVVEQGTKMAAQVRRGELALPTEEDQAAKYELADAMLAADGLGWYEVSNWARTPAQACRHNLAYWRGDDWWGIGPGAHSHVGGGDSGGVRWWNVKHPRAYAQRLESGVSPAAGRETLDPATTALERVMLGVRLSDGLALADVSERARHAVAGLVADGLLDGRAALGADGGGRRALLTLRGRLLADAVIRELTD is encoded by the coding sequence GTGAGCCCCGCACTCCCCGACGGCGACGCCGCGCCCGACGACGGCGCCCTGCCGGCCTCGGTCGTGACCGGCGCCGCGGGCCGCGCGTTCGGGCTGTACCTGCACGTGCCGTTCTGCACGGTGCGCTGCGGGTACTGCGACTTCAACACCTACACCGCGAACGAGCTCGGTGGGGGCGCGAACCAGGCCGCCTACGCCGACACCGCGCTGCGCGAGATCGAGCTGGCCCGGGCGGTGCTCGCGCGGTCCGGGCTGCCGGCCCGCCCGCTGTCGACCGTGTTCGTCGGGGGCGGCACCCCGACAGTGCTGCCGCCCGGCGACCTCGCGCGGATGCTCGAGGGTGCGCGCTCGGCCTGGGGGCTCGCGCCCGGCGCCGAGGTCACGACCGAGGCGAACCCCGACTCCGTGACGCCCGCCTCGCTCGCCGAGCTGGCGCGCGCGGGCTTCACCCGGGTCTCGTTCGGCATGCAGTCCGCCGTCCCGCGCGTGCTGGCGACCCTCGAGCGCACGCACGACCCGCGCCGGATCCCCGACGTCGTGCGGTGGGCGAAGGACGCCGGCCTCGCGGTGTCGCTCGACCTCATCTACGGCACGCCCGGGGAGTCGGTGGCCGACTGGCGCGCGAGCGTCGAGGCGGCGCTGGCCACCGGCGTCGACCACGTCTCGGCCTACGCGCTCGTCGTCGAGCAGGGCACGAAGATGGCCGCCCAGGTGCGCCGCGGCGAGCTTGCGCTGCCGACCGAGGAGGACCAGGCGGCGAAGTACGAGCTCGCCGACGCGATGCTCGCGGCCGACGGGCTGGGCTGGTACGAGGTGAGCAACTGGGCCCGCACGCCGGCCCAGGCCTGCCGGCACAACCTCGCCTACTGGCGCGGGGACGACTGGTGGGGCATCGGTCCGGGCGCGCACTCGCACGTCGGCGGGGGCGACTCCGGGGGCGTGCGCTGGTGGAACGTCAAGCACCCGCGCGCCTACGCGCAGCGGCTCGAGTCGGGCGTGAGCCCGGCGGCCGGCCGCGAGACGCTCGACCCGGCGACGACGGCGCTCGAGCGGGTCATGCTCGGCGTGCGCCTGTCCGACGGGCTCGCGCTCGCCGACGTGTCCGAGCGCGCGCGGCACGCGGTCGCGGGGCTCGTCGCCGACGGGCTGCTCGACGGCCGCGCCGCGCTCGGGGCCGACGGCGGCGGCCGCCGCGCGCTGCTCACGCTGCGGGGTCGGCTGCTCGCGGATGCCGTCATCCGCGAGCTGACCGACTGA